ttactgagtCGCATTAAAGTATAGCATCTGAGAGCTTCTTAGGACTGAAACAGTGTTATGCTTTGTGGTTGCTGAAATTTAAAGGACAATTGTAGTTTGGAAGAATGAGGTTGCTCTTGACtgcttttttttattagaattaTCTACATTTTTTATATGGGTTAAAGGAGATTTACTTTGATGGTTGTAATGTATTCAGTATTGGACGTAATTCTGCTAGTATTTAACTTGTATAAATGCAGGATGAAAACGGAAATAAGATGGTTAATGAATATGTCCGTGAACACAAAATAGGTGCTGGAAGCTATGGAAAAGTGGTTAGCCTAAATGCTATGGATACATACCTTCATGGGTTTTCTGTATGAAATATCACATGTAATTTTTGGCCTTGAATGTGTAGAATCTCTATCGAAGCCGTTTGGATGGCAAACATTATGCAATAAAGGTAATGTCTTTTGTCTTGCTCAAATCTTAGCTATTTACATCTGCAGTCACTTAATccttataaaattcaaaacctTCTTTTGGGTAAAAATATTTCCCCTTGCTCTGATCTGTCTTAAACCCCCTCTTCACAACCAATTAATCTTGTGGTGATTATATAATTCAAACATGAATACTCAAATATGTTGATTAACAGAGAACTTTATTTTGCTTTATGTTGGGGTAAAGTTCAGCGCTTTAGAAGTCAAGGAGGTATCTGGATGAAAAAGTAATGTTCTTATATTCACGGTTCCAAATTCTCAGTTGGTGATTTTAATTGACTCATTTGCAGAGGATCAAGGGCTATCCTTTTGTTATAAATGCTTCATTGATATTCAAATTATAGATTTATACGATTCAACACAGGTATTTCACAAGTCTCATTTGTTAAAGCTGCGAGTTGGACCCTCAGAAACTGCCATGACTGATGTTTTCCGTGAGGTACTTGAGTATTTCATTTTGTATGTCATCTATTGGGGTGGTGAAGAGCATGTTACTTGTATTTACGTTCATTCCACGGAACGtttgttgtgtgtgtgtgtgtcagtgtgtgtgtgtatatatatataatttcatttaaGTTCAACTAAAGGTCGCCAGCATTGCTTTATCCtccatttttatataatataatatagaactGTTTGTAAAACATTTGATTCCCATAAAAATGGTTCGCAAAATAGCATTTCTATTTTTTAAGCAGCTATTATCGATCATAGAATTACTTATACACAAATATACTCTGTTTAGTGTTTCTGTattatgattcttattaatacACTTGCAAATCATTGATGGATTGTCCCATTTGTACCTTGAGCTTTTTCTGAATTTGATTATGCTTTATTCGGCTGTTTTCCTACCTATATTAGGGGGGGAAGAGAGAGAGGAAGAAACCACCACGAATGGCTTGCTTTTACATATAATCGtaaaaaacaaacaagagaAGGATCAAGACCTCCCGTATACATAAAAACCCACTATGCTTAGACATCCAATATAAAAGATTGGAACATGAATAACAAATGAATCCTAAAAGTCTCGCTTCTCGGAAATGCTTCTGGTGATTCTCCGATTATCATTGATGATTTCACTGTTTTTCCTACTTAGATGAATTCTGTGCTTTCAGGTTTCAATCATGAAAGTATTGGGCCATCCAAATATTGTCAATCTCATTGAGGTCATCGATGACCCCACGACAGATCAGTTTTTTATGGGTACTCTATACTTACTCCTCCTCTGTACCTTTTTAGCCAATAATTTCTGTTTACGTGACTATAAAACTACTGTTGTTCAGTTCTTGAATATGTAGAAGGCAAATGGGGCTGCGAGGATACTGGTCCTGTGGGTAGCTTAGGAGAAGACACTGCTCAGAAGTACTTGCGTGACATTATTTCTGGTTTGATGTATCTTCATTCTCATGTAATGTTCAGACTACTtctagagaaaaaaaaaattagtttatcacaataatttcaaatatgttttctctcaatttttcaaGTTATCTTTTAAATGACATCACCTGATTATGAATTATATGTACTCATGTGTATTTAATATATTCTATTACATAAACAGCgatataattgaaaaaatatatagtttgtagAAATATCCTTAAATCAAGTTTCAGATATTTTGGAAATTAACCTCTTTTTGCCTATTTCATTCACATCATTTCTTCGTATTGGATAAATTTGTGGATCATAGAATCAAAATCAGAGGCTTTCGTATCAGCGTACTTCACATGTGGATATCCGAACAtggaaaaatttcagaaattctGTTGATTTCTCTTTTCTAGGATGTATTTTTTATGCCATctgaaaaaaaatctaattttacTTTTTACGAGTAAAAAAAAGGTGGAAATTAACTTGGAATGTTGTTTTCCGATAATAACAGAATATAGTGCATGGGGATATCAAACCTGATAACTTATTAATTACTGGTTCTGGCACTGTTAAGATCGGGGATTTCAGCGTCAGCCAGGTTTTTGAGGTAAGAAATTACGAGTAGTAGATTTCAGCATGAATCATGAGTATTTTACTTGTGAATCACTTATGTGGTCTATCTAGAAATTTATTGttaatatgtgtgttttaatgGTTGAGTTTTTGGTTGTCGCATAGGAGGTGGTAAACTGAAATATGAATGTGAGGATCCAAATGGATTACTTTTGAAAAATGACATTGAGTAATCTTTGTCAACTTATACCATAGTTATTTTCAGTTATCACCATTACGCTCTAACCTTTTGCATTAGGGTGATAATGATGAGCTCCGTCGGTCTCCTGGAACTCCAGTATTTACTGCACCTGAGTGTTGTTTAGGTGTAATCTATCGTGGAAAAGCTGCTGATACATGGGCAGTTGGAGTAACTTTGTACTGCATGGTTCTGGGTAATTACCCTTTTCTAGGAGAGACTTTACAAGATACATATGACAAGGTGTGGAGAGTCAAATCACAATTCTTCCATCTTTCATAAAGTTTCAGGTTTATTAACCGATTTTGCTCGTTTCAGATAGTAAATAACCCGTTGTCACTCCCGGATGATATGAACCCTCTCTTGAAGAAGCTGCTTGAGGGCCTTCTATGCAAAGGTCAGGCGGTTATTGGTTTCATTTTCAGTATTCATGGATATGTGTTTTGAAAGATTAGTTTGGAAAAAAGTGAGTTGTAtggaaaaaaattttgaatgagaTAAATTTTATAACAGATGCCATgtcatttaaaaatttgttgGTCAGTGAAGTCGCATCACAtacatttgaattattttaatggaGTACGTGTTTTGCAATTTTAAGATACAGCATATCATGTTATGTAGTATATGATATACTGATTGAGTACTGTTGCAAAATGATGGAAAACATTTTTTCCCATGTATACATTACTTCTCTTTTTGTGTTTGccatttatttgattttattctgCAGATCCTACACTACGGATGACTCTAGAGGATGTTGCCCAGCACGAATGGGTCATGGGAGGAGATGGGCCGATTCTTGAGTACTTGTGTTGGTGTAAGCGCAACAATCTTGAGAAAAGAGTGTCTGCAGAGAGTGAAGCAGATGCTCAAACTTGACGAATCCTTATAAAAGTAGTGTTGCTGCACAGAAGTCTTTGGTAATACAAATATTTGTTGCTTTGAGAATCGGAAAAGTATACATAAATCGAATAGGGATGGTTACAGAAGGTGGTGCTAGAATGCAAATGAGGTTAGGGAGAGCTTTTTATTCGATAGGGAGATCATAGTGTTGATGCTTTTGATTCCCAAGTTTTTCGCGTGTGGGGTGGGGATTGTTGTTTTTTTGGGTTGCAACTGAACatttattaaagaattttatttttggagtaCTTTAGCTCTAAATCAACTCACAATGGCAtattttctgtaaaaaaaattgGCTATTTTAAGCCAAGTTGTTTTAGTGTGTTGGGAAAAGTTGCTAACTTTTGACATTGGATTTGCTGGTTAGGCGGAATTAGCTCTTTTATATCAAGTGATTACATCGTGTGTTTTTTATGTGTGAGGATATATATTAACTTCCAGTTCAAATGTAGCCAAAAACaagtatgttttttttaattaaaaaataaaaatttctaatttCCAATCTACAgcattgatttaattaataacataaataacaaTATAGCCTAAATAATTCGTGTATGATGCAAATTATGGCTGGATCTTCTTTAATACATTtcaggaaaaaaagaaaagaaaaagatttaaACAGTGAAACCCTCGATGCTTGGTTGGGTCAGTCTGATCAGATAATgattgtatataaaaaaaaattaattaacttgACGTCATTGTTAATATGAGGTGGTGTAGGACTCCAAGCGTTTTAATAATGACACATTATAAAACCAATCAtacttttttataaattaataataaatacaatCACATCTTTCGTCTACACATATAAAAAGTTGAGAAAACGACGTTTAGATGAAGTTTGTATTAAAATAGGTAAATCGAATACAAACATGGACACTTGAGCATGAAATGTGCCAAGTTCTCATGAAATACTACAAATAAACAATATGATCGCAGATCTTTACGCCAGATTCCGTaatatctatatattttatatatatatatctaagtGATGTGTGACTCTGAATGTCTCCTTTAGAATTAGATACATTTGTAAGTATTGATCAATGGATAAACATCGATCACCAATTGTACACTTGTTtgaagaaaaagcaaaagccaAAGCACAAATTGAGCTTCATATCGTAtcttcaaattaatattttatacgTGTTGTACGGTTTGAGATCTGCATATTAATTACAAATTAATATTATTGCTTCCAaatacaattattattattattatatatatatatatatatatccaatgaCTAAGTATTAAGCAAAATTGTATACtttgttataaatttttttataggaaCTTTATTTTCATTCTAAAAGATGAAGCCAATAATTGCGAGTTTTGTCaatgtaattttatttatatatcttCCATATATGTGtaggaattttatatattaatttctcCAAAGTctaaagtttttattttattaaataataccaagtgaaaaagagagagagaaaaagGCAAATGTAGGCAAGACAGCACTAGCAACGTACgattaaaaattgataaatttttttttatctttttaggATTTCCAATTATGCGACTTGGCTCCTATACCATTCTTTGATATTACTAGTGAACTGAAATTTACGAGGACAAATAACTTTGGTATGATTTTGACACCATAATCATCCATGGCTACTCAATAATTTACTTATTCTTATCCCACTTGGTTTACTTCGTGCCCTCAATTATTAAAATGCACCAACATTTTTGACTAGTGATAAATGGGGCCTTTCGGTTTATGAGATGCTACGGTACGGGTGTTGCTTTCGAATTAACTATtatatcaaaaaattatttaataattgagatggataattaatataataattttcatattcAAAACCCTTTTTTTCTCACATGCCAAAATGTATGCTCTCCTTAATTACTTGTCTTGTTTCTTGCACAAATAATTGATCTCgttttctaatatattttagaTGAAAATCAAatgaatatcaattttttttattaaaaaaaatggtatcATGAC
This genomic interval from Primulina huaijiensis isolate GDHJ02 chromosome 14, ASM1229523v2, whole genome shotgun sequence contains the following:
- the LOC140956847 gene encoding serine/threonine-protein kinase GRIK1-like, with the protein product MGCCECFGFTFAKKPKKFIRPRRGLPNNTSQEFLLDEETGDEEDSYDGDTTDIGNGGESDFQSPTKRSEEILMLRMQRGLVCREFPVKETHIVLRSEDENGNKMVNEYVREHKIGAGSYGKVNLYRSRLDGKHYAIKVFHKSHLLKLRVGPSETAMTDVFREVSIMKVLGHPNIVNLIEVIDDPTTDQFFMVLEYVEGKWGCEDTGPVGSLGEDTAQKYLRDIISGLMYLHSHNIVHGDIKPDNLLITGSGTVKIGDFSVSQVFEGDNDELRRSPGTPVFTAPECCLGVIYRGKAADTWAVGVTLYCMVLGNYPFLGETLQDTYDKIVNNPLSLPDDMNPLLKKLLEGLLCKDPTLRMTLEDVAQHEWVMGGDGPILEYLCWCKRNNLEKRVSAESEADAQT